A section of the Dendrosporobacter quercicolus genome encodes:
- a CDS encoding FUSC family protein, with protein sequence MIFGARIVKTGIAVMITMYVCKFFNLEPAFFGAVSAVINMQPSILLTLKTARDQFLVHILGVGAGLLFGYLFGGNPLSMGAITIFMIAVYLKLNLKSGIAMGIVAAVFVLSSSQEQFLPNALNRTAVIFAGLSIAMLVNILLWPPRYQQQFKEKLAAANSAVVHYFCRAVREYVRLDAAAPDLNAAQKEKVYQLNKEVRTLFNLLKREGGLLASGIAEQDEWIFTAGKLIEYNKTLAEKADRIYGLVVERYDRRTNSGIPPISNEFKEILVILESGCTIVHRVNGKLRQAVIEGLPVKTEAISEEYWERLTKAIEQWQPRLTASTYYLHALIEAAVTANEIKWATRQGKRLLIEAAAETDGGRQS encoded by the coding sequence ATGATCTTCGGGGCGCGCATTGTCAAAACCGGTATTGCGGTAATGATTACGATGTATGTTTGTAAATTTTTTAATTTGGAGCCGGCTTTTTTTGGCGCTGTTTCGGCGGTAATCAATATGCAGCCGTCAATACTGCTGACACTGAAGACGGCCAGGGATCAATTTCTGGTGCATATTCTGGGGGTCGGAGCCGGACTGCTGTTTGGCTATCTGTTTGGCGGAAATCCCCTGTCTATGGGGGCAATAACCATTTTTATGATCGCCGTATATTTAAAGCTTAATTTAAAAAGCGGCATTGCCATGGGGATTGTTGCGGCCGTGTTTGTGTTAAGCTCCAGTCAGGAACAATTTTTGCCCAATGCCCTGAACCGGACGGCGGTAATCTTTGCCGGTCTTAGTATCGCCATGCTGGTCAATATCCTTCTGTGGCCGCCGCGTTATCAGCAGCAGTTTAAGGAAAAGCTGGCAGCCGCAAATTCGGCGGTGGTTCATTACTTCTGCCGGGCTGTCCGGGAGTATGTGCGGCTTGATGCCGCAGCGCCGGATTTAAATGCTGCGCAAAAGGAAAAGGTATATCAGCTTAATAAGGAAGTCCGTACGCTGTTTAATCTGTTAAAGCGGGAGGGCGGATTGCTGGCAAGCGGGATCGCGGAGCAGGATGAGTGGATTTTTACTGCCGGGAAACTGATTGAATATAATAAAACTTTAGCTGAAAAGGCCGACCGGATTTATGGACTGGTAGTTGAGCGGTATGATCGCCGCACCAACTCGGGCATACCGCCAATCAGCAATGAGTTTAAAGAAATTCTGGTGATTTTGGAGAGCGGCTGTACGATTGTGCACAGAGTGAACGGCAAACTCCGGCAGGCAGTGATTGAGGGCTTGCCGGTTAAAACCGAGGCCATCAGTGAAGAGTACTGGGAAAGGCTGACTAAGGCAATCGAACAATGGCAACCGAGGCTTACTGCCAGCACGTATTATCTGCATGCATTAATTGAAGCTGCCGTGACGGCCAATGAAATCAAGTGGGCTACCAGGCAGGGGAAAAGATTGCTTATAGAAGCCGCCGCGGAAACTGACGGCGGGAGGCAGAGCTAA
- a CDS encoding flagellar hook protein FlgE: MMMSMYSALSGLKSQQTKLNVISNNIANVNTAGYKSQTVGFADLLSQTIAGATGANDATGKGGTNAQQIGLGVSVSSITTNMTTGSSQYTGNDTDLMISGSGFFILQGGSTGEYQFSRAGNFGVDASGNLTLDGYKVCGWQDNSSGSYNTQTEVEPLNLFSDSYTGNKKVIAPSATSEATLTGNLDPSAEAHGTYPTTIDTTGLSADGTSTMTVVDTQGNSYDVKVNFYKVGVDGTGTDSATTTWKWELADASSALTVTGGEGYLTFDANGKIITSDTAYATNPSVTLAATGASAGSAPFTVALDFTGVSTYSGDDDSGVTATANGYESGELQSYSMGSDGIITGTYSNGKQQTLGQIALAVFNNASGLEKIGNNLYATTANSGDYTGGVVAGTHGSGALSSGTLEMSNVDLASQLSEMMITQRAYQANSKIITTSDTILQEIINMVR; the protein is encoded by the coding sequence ATGATGATGTCCATGTATTCAGCCCTGTCCGGGCTGAAATCGCAGCAGACCAAGCTGAATGTTATTTCCAATAACATCGCCAATGTCAATACTGCGGGTTATAAAAGCCAAACCGTCGGGTTTGCCGACCTGCTTAGTCAGACCATTGCCGGGGCCACCGGCGCAAATGACGCCACCGGCAAAGGCGGTACCAATGCCCAGCAAATTGGCCTGGGGGTCAGTGTTTCTTCGATCACCACCAATATGACAACCGGCAGCAGTCAGTATACCGGCAATGATACTGATTTAATGATCAGCGGCAGCGGTTTTTTTATTTTGCAAGGCGGTTCGACCGGGGAATACCAGTTCAGCCGGGCCGGCAACTTTGGCGTTGACGCCAGCGGCAACCTGACACTTGACGGTTATAAGGTCTGCGGCTGGCAGGATAACAGCTCCGGCAGCTACAACACCCAGACCGAGGTAGAGCCGCTTAATCTGTTTAGCGACAGTTATACCGGCAATAAAAAAGTAATTGCCCCGTCAGCAACCAGTGAGGCTACACTGACCGGCAACCTTGATCCTTCGGCTGAGGCGCACGGAACTTATCCCACGACCATTGACACCACCGGTCTCAGCGCGGACGGAACTTCGACAATGACCGTCGTCGATACCCAGGGCAACAGCTATGATGTGAAAGTGAATTTTTATAAAGTCGGCGTTGACGGCACCGGCACCGACAGCGCGACAACCACCTGGAAATGGGAGCTGGCTGACGCCAGCAGTGCTTTAACGGTTACCGGCGGCGAAGGTTATCTGACCTTTGACGCCAACGGCAAGATCATCACCAGCGATACGGCCTATGCCACCAACCCGTCGGTAACTTTGGCGGCAACCGGCGCCAGCGCCGGTTCGGCGCCGTTTACAGTCGCTTTGGATTTCACCGGAGTTTCCACTTATTCCGGCGATGACGACAGCGGCGTAACCGCTACGGCCAACGGTTATGAGTCAGGTGAACTGCAAAGCTATTCCATGGGCAGTGACGGCATCATCACCGGCACCTACAGCAATGGCAAGCAGCAAACGCTGGGACAAATTGCGCTGGCGGTATTTAATAATGCCAGCGGTCTGGAGAAAATCGGCAATAACCTGTATGCTACGACCGCCAATTCAGGCGATTATACCGGCGGGGTTGTAGCCGGAACCCATGGTTCAGGCGCTTTGAGTTCGGGAACGCTGGAAATGTCCAATGTCGACCTGGCTTCGCAGCTAAGTGAGATGATGATTACCCAGCGGGCTTATCAGGCCAACAGTAAGATTATTACCACTTCGGATACGATTCTCCAGGAGATCATCAATATGGTCCGGTAA
- a CDS encoding response regulator transcription factor produces MDYKIYLLENNAAFRQVLAYCFEQEGWNVQSFGETDAPLARVRECPDLWILDADGEAGFRVMKAVKEQTVDVPIILTSEKERIINRVLGLEFGCYDVVIKPFAPRELVLRVHRLILEHAKQSSLAIDRQMIKLQNYFIDLDQRVVSSDEGNFKLTSKEFELLYLLARNQGLALSREQIIRAIWGEDYYGSDRVVDDLMRRMRRKLKKLRVETLYGFGYRIIA; encoded by the coding sequence ATGGACTACAAAATTTACTTGTTGGAAAATAATGCTGCTTTTAGACAAGTTTTGGCGTATTGTTTTGAACAAGAAGGCTGGAATGTTCAGAGCTTCGGCGAAACCGACGCTCCGCTGGCCCGGGTCAGGGAGTGTCCCGACTTATGGATTCTGGACGCCGATGGCGAGGCCGGCTTTAGAGTAATGAAAGCGGTGAAAGAGCAAACGGTCGATGTACCCATTATTTTGACTTCAGAAAAGGAACGGATCATTAACCGGGTACTGGGCCTGGAATTTGGCTGTTACGATGTTGTGATTAAACCTTTTGCTCCCCGGGAGCTGGTTCTCAGAGTCCACCGGCTTATTTTGGAGCATGCCAAACAAAGCAGTTTGGCAATTGACCGGCAGATGATAAAACTGCAGAATTACTTTATTGATTTGGATCAGCGCGTGGTTAGCAGTGATGAAGGCAATTTCAAGCTTACATCAAAAGAGTTTGAGCTGCTGTACCTGCTGGCCCGCAATCAGGGACTGGCTTTATCCAGAGAGCAAATTATCCGGGCGATCTGGGGTGAGGACTATTACGGTTCAGACCGGGTGGTCGACGATCTTATGCGGCGTATGCGCCGCAAATTAAAGAAGCTCCGGGTAGAAACCTTATATGGCTTCGGCTACCGGATCATTGCCTAA
- the ptsP gene encoding phosphoenolpyruvate--protein phosphotransferase, giving the protein MEKMWQGLGVVPGIAIGRVKLVSADLTAALEQYTAGSRDEENAKLTAALATADAELGRLAAQARQAGQPGQAEIMEAHQAMASDPELLADTGAKISQGIPAPQAVLAATKEFAAIFSGLDDPYFQERAADLRDIGRRIARILTGGETLDFGSGPVVLCAEEIEPSLAAAMPAGQVVGLVLGQGSRTSHTIIIAKAQGIPAVAGLGAAAAALPEGAEIVIDGYNGQVLLNPPAGKLAEMQAKIAAEQELRQQDGMLADLPAVTQDGRTVQLAANIGGPADMAAALKQGCEGVGLFRSEFLFMGREHPPDEEEQFNAYRRVIEQCGDKPCIIRTMDIGGDKPLPYLHIGKEDNPFLGLRAIRVSLAEPALFLTQLKAILRAGVYGRAAVMLPMVISEGEIRRARQYLGQAGAELEQQGKAYAPAVELGIMIETPAAAVMASELAGECDFFSIGTNDLVQYTLAVDRGNTAVSGLYSHFHPAVLRLIDGVIKAAHARNVWVGMCGEMAGDPLAAPLLTAMGIDELSMSAPLIPRVKAVIRQLKLSDATAVLTRALSQNDPQAVQSLLTDFLAGSRRPD; this is encoded by the coding sequence ATGGAGAAAATGTGGCAGGGACTTGGCGTTGTTCCGGGTATCGCCATTGGCCGGGTTAAGCTGGTGTCGGCCGATCTTACGGCGGCTTTGGAGCAGTACACTGCCGGCAGCCGGGACGAGGAAAATGCCAAATTAACCGCAGCTTTGGCTACGGCTGACGCTGAACTTGGCCGGCTGGCGGCTCAGGCCCGTCAGGCCGGGCAACCGGGGCAGGCGGAAATTATGGAGGCGCATCAGGCGATGGCATCAGACCCGGAACTGCTGGCCGATACCGGCGCTAAAATCAGTCAGGGCATTCCGGCTCCACAGGCTGTTTTGGCTGCGACGAAGGAATTTGCGGCAATATTTTCCGGCCTGGATGATCCTTATTTTCAGGAGCGGGCGGCCGATTTACGCGATATCGGGCGGCGGATTGCCAGAATACTGACCGGTGGGGAAACGCTGGATTTTGGCTCCGGGCCGGTGGTGTTATGCGCTGAAGAGATTGAACCATCGCTGGCGGCTGCCATGCCGGCCGGGCAGGTTGTCGGCCTTGTACTCGGACAGGGCAGCCGGACATCGCATACGATCATTATTGCCAAAGCGCAGGGCATTCCGGCCGTTGCCGGTTTAGGAGCGGCCGCAGCCGCTTTGCCCGAGGGCGCTGAAATTGTTATTGACGGGTATAACGGCCAGGTGCTGCTTAATCCCCCGGCAGGCAAGCTGGCCGAAATGCAGGCCAAAATCGCCGCTGAGCAAGAGCTGCGGCAGCAGGACGGTATGTTGGCGGACCTCCCGGCGGTCACCCAGGATGGCCGTACTGTCCAACTCGCGGCCAATATTGGCGGACCGGCGGATATGGCGGCTGCGCTTAAGCAAGGCTGCGAAGGGGTTGGTCTGTTTCGCAGCGAGTTTTTATTTATGGGCCGAGAGCATCCCCCTGATGAAGAAGAACAATTTAATGCTTACCGCCGGGTCATTGAGCAATGCGGCGATAAGCCGTGCATTATCCGGACGATGGATATCGGCGGCGATAAACCATTGCCGTATCTTCATATTGGGAAAGAGGACAACCCCTTTTTAGGGCTAAGAGCCATTAGAGTCAGTCTGGCGGAACCGGCGCTGTTTTTGACTCAGCTCAAGGCAATTCTGCGGGCTGGCGTGTACGGCAGGGCCGCCGTTATGCTGCCAATGGTCATTAGTGAGGGGGAAATTCGCCGGGCGCGGCAATATCTCGGCCAGGCCGGAGCTGAACTTGAACAGCAGGGGAAAGCTTATGCTCCGGCGGTGGAACTGGGCATTATGATTGAGACCCCGGCGGCTGCGGTAATGGCGTCAGAACTGGCCGGCGAATGCGATTTTTTTAGTATCGGCACAAACGATCTGGTACAGTATACTTTGGCTGTTGACCGCGGCAATACGGCGGTGAGCGGTCTGTACAGCCATTTTCATCCGGCGGTGCTCAGGCTGATTGACGGCGTTATTAAAGCAGCTCATGCCCGTAACGTCTGGGTCGGCATGTGCGGTGAGATGGCCGGCGATCCTTTGGCGGCTCCTTTACTGACGGCAATGGGCATTGATGAACTTAGCATGAGCGCACCGTTGATCCCGCGGGTCAAGGCGGTGATCAGGCAGCTCAAACTGTCTGATGCCACTGCCGTTTTGACCCGGGCGCTTAGCCAAAACGATCCTCAGGCCGTTCAGTCGCTGCTGACAGACTTTTTAGCTGGCAGCCGGCGGCCGGACTGA
- a CDS encoding response regulator transcription factor, with the protein MAFKVYLVDQDEAFCEMLVFFLTREGCQVTVFGQGVKPLDRVEERPDLWIISVDDGAGFKVMTAVKAIDEAAAVILTSAREQLLDRVLGLELGCEDFLLKPLSPRELVLRIRKMREPANPLPAAAGVNLQEYKLEPDKRIAVSEQEVVGLTSKEFELLLVFCRHRGLILSREQILQLVWGEGYSGPDRVVDDLVRRTRRKMKKLRIETIYGYGYRVS; encoded by the coding sequence ATGGCATTTAAAGTTTATTTGGTTGATCAGGACGAAGCTTTTTGTGAAATGTTAGTCTTTTTTCTGACAAGGGAGGGGTGCCAGGTAACTGTTTTTGGCCAGGGAGTCAAGCCTCTTGACCGGGTGGAGGAACGGCCGGATTTATGGATTATCAGTGTGGATGACGGTGCGGGCTTTAAGGTCATGACTGCAGTTAAGGCCATTGACGAAGCTGCAGCGGTTATTTTAACTTCCGCGCGGGAGCAGCTCCTGGACAGGGTGCTGGGCTTGGAGCTGGGCTGTGAGGACTTTTTGCTGAAGCCTTTATCGCCGCGCGAATTGGTGCTCAGAATACGGAAAATGCGGGAGCCCGCCAATCCCTTGCCGGCAGCGGCCGGGGTTAATCTGCAGGAATATAAGCTCGAACCGGATAAGCGTATTGCAGTCAGTGAGCAGGAGGTTGTCGGCCTGACTTCCAAAGAGTTTGAGCTTTTGCTGGTGTTCTGCCGTCACCGCGGCCTCATTTTATCGCGCGAGCAGATTTTACAGCTGGTATGGGGGGAAGGCTATTCCGGTCCTGACAGGGTGGTTGACGACTTGGTGCGGCGGACCCGGCGAAAAATGAAAAAACTCCGCATTGAGACCATCTATGGCTATGGCTACCGGGTATCCTAA
- a CDS encoding flagellar hook assembly protein FlgD, producing the protein MSTITTTTEYWSNPTTVDTGTTKSTSTIVDYDTFFSLLITELQNQDPTDPVSNTEYVSQLAQLASLGQLESVTTSINASQAYALIGKEVTYQTTDDSGKTATGSGTVDSVVISSGTAYLKIGSNMVKTDAVTEVK; encoded by the coding sequence ATGAGTACAATTACAACCACAACTGAGTATTGGTCAAACCCGACGACAGTGGACACCGGAACGACAAAGAGTACATCGACGATTGTCGATTACGACACGTTTTTTTCGCTGTTGATCACGGAATTGCAAAATCAGGACCCGACCGATCCGGTAAGCAACACGGAATATGTGTCCCAGCTGGCCCAACTGGCTTCCTTGGGACAACTGGAGTCGGTAACCACCTCGATCAATGCTTCGCAGGCCTATGCGCTGATCGGCAAAGAGGTAACGTATCAAACCACTGATGACAGCGGAAAAACAGCGACCGGCAGCGGCACGGTTGATTCGGTGGTCATCAGCAGCGGCACCGCTTATCTCAAAATCGGCAGCAACATGGTGAAAACAGATGCCGTCACTGAAGTAAAATAG
- a CDS encoding HPr family phosphocarrier protein — MIELALTLTNKAGLHARPAAQFVQKAAGFQSKVTIAAGGKTADAKSILAVMSLALTGGRSFTLTVDGADEQGCADALRALVESNFGEV; from the coding sequence ATGATTGAACTAGCATTGACATTAACCAATAAGGCCGGCCTGCATGCCAGGCCTGCTGCGCAATTTGTGCAAAAAGCCGCCGGCTTTCAAAGTAAAGTGACGATTGCCGCCGGCGGTAAGACTGCCGACGCCAAAAGCATCCTGGCTGTTATGAGCCTGGCTCTGACCGGCGGCAGGTCATTTACCCTGACGGTTGACGGGGCTGATGAACAGGGCTGCGCCGATGCCTTGCGGGCGTTGGTTGAAAGTAATTTTGGCGAGGTATAA
- the dhaM gene encoding dihydroxyacetone kinase phosphoryl donor subunit DhaM, with product MVGIVIVSHSRKVAEGIRELALQMAAPAQLIIAAGGTADGLIGTDAFKIKEAIAAADSGDGVLVMVDLGSAVLSAERAIKMLEGEPRQVKIADAPIVEGTIAAAVEASVGQPLGNVAATAEGARELRKQ from the coding sequence ATGGTAGGTATTGTGATTGTGTCTCACAGCCGAAAGGTTGCTGAGGGAATCCGGGAACTGGCCCTGCAAATGGCGGCTCCGGCGCAGCTGATTATAGCCGCAGGCGGTACGGCTGACGGACTGATCGGCACAGATGCCTTCAAGATTAAAGAGGCCATTGCCGCCGCCGATAGCGGTGATGGTGTATTGGTAATGGTCGATCTGGGCAGCGCAGTGTTAAGCGCTGAAAGGGCAATTAAAATGCTGGAGGGGGAGCCCAGGCAGGTGAAAATTGCCGATGCGCCCATTGTGGAGGGCACAATTGCCGCAGCGGTTGAAGCTTCGGTGGGGCAGCCGCTCGGCAATGTTGCGGCTACTGCTGAAGGCGCGCGTGAGCTTAGAAAACAATAG
- a CDS encoding helix-turn-helix domain-containing protein yields the protein MLKQVHLNTLGNRLLFLRQSTQLTLQRLAKQTGLSSSNLSRYEKDEVKPTADAIVTLCTFYQITTDWLLLGPQQSKTQPETLTVFDSDLQKMIGILQQLMLGGDPDLRGWAKIQFQKAFNDYYTAAAEKKHQA from the coding sequence GTGCTGAAACAGGTACATTTGAATACACTTGGCAACCGGTTGCTGTTTTTGCGTCAGTCCACCCAACTGACATTGCAGCGCCTGGCTAAACAAACCGGCTTATCCAGCAGTAACCTGAGCCGCTACGAAAAAGACGAAGTCAAACCCACCGCCGATGCAATTGTCACCTTGTGCACCTTTTATCAAATTACCACCGATTGGCTGCTGCTGGGTCCGCAACAGAGCAAAACGCAGCCGGAGACCCTTACTGTATTTGATTCCGACCTGCAAAAAATGATTGGCATTTTACAACAGCTTATGCTGGGCGGCGACCCTGATCTGCGCGGCTGGGCCAAAATCCAGTTTCAGAAAGCCTTTAATGACTACTACACCGCCGCCGCCGAAAAAAAGCACCAGGCGTAA
- a CDS encoding sigma 54-interacting transcriptional regulator, producing MSLQKQAVITHANGLHARVAAMIVQKAYELEHKRQVRLFFRQPGGAAVPAVALMPLVALRVKQGDVLLVEAEGLAAEQAVSEMAAFVESDFPLADAGILSQVDTLLQGNAVTAGQIFVSMANGLIVTDVHDNITVFNPAAERIMGFAASAAIGRKAQEIIPGSRLHVVAQSRQAELGCRQRIGSLSIITNRTPLIADDVVYGAMAIFEDISALEAVIGELRAVKELKERLQLVLESVQDGICVANPDGCITYVNPAYVDLTGQSREQLIGQNVRALSPDGARSRVLSSGQAVLGAIAAKPDGATLIANVSPIIVDGEITGAVSVVKNVSEVPKLMHRLNQMAAKAEYLEQELRRTQKPGPAFRNFIGRSGKAREALAIAAKAADSGATVLIRGESGTGKELVAEGIHYAGKRSAGPFIRVNCAAIPENLLESELFGHEKGAFTGAIRQKPGKFSLADGGTIFLDEIGELSKSMQAKLLRVLQQREFSRVGGEAVIKVNVRIIAATSRNLEKMTRAEEFREDLYYRLNVIPIMLPPLRERLSDIPLLADYFLAKIGSQEGRPSQSLNGEALRGLMAYSWPGNVRELENVLERMVTLSEGGVLTAEDLPVHIRTAAEVSLRHSPAPDSGLQPPFTVETGELQSWSEYEKQIITLALRKYGSYNAAGKALGLTHKTVAAKAQKYGIEKVISWKKSSALGKSINTKSN from the coding sequence GTGTCCCTACAGAAACAGGCGGTCATTACGCACGCCAATGGCCTGCATGCCCGGGTGGCGGCGATGATTGTGCAAAAGGCCTATGAGCTGGAGCATAAGCGACAGGTCAGGCTGTTTTTCCGGCAGCCTGGCGGGGCGGCGGTTCCGGCGGTAGCTCTTATGCCGCTGGTAGCGTTAAGGGTAAAGCAGGGGGATGTGCTGCTGGTGGAAGCCGAGGGATTGGCGGCCGAACAAGCGGTTAGCGAAATGGCGGCTTTTGTTGAGAGCGATTTTCCGTTGGCTGATGCCGGTATTCTTAGTCAGGTTGATACGCTGCTGCAGGGCAATGCGGTTACTGCCGGACAAATTTTTGTCAGTATGGCCAACGGGCTGATCGTCACTGATGTTCATGATAATATCACTGTGTTTAATCCGGCGGCGGAGCGGATTATGGGGTTTGCGGCCAGCGCCGCAATCGGCAGAAAGGCGCAGGAGATCATTCCCGGTTCACGGCTGCATGTGGTGGCTCAGAGCAGGCAGGCTGAACTGGGCTGCCGGCAGAGGATCGGTTCTCTAAGCATTATTACCAACCGTACGCCGTTGATTGCCGATGACGTAGTGTATGGCGCTATGGCTATTTTTGAGGATATTTCGGCGCTGGAAGCGGTTATTGGCGAGTTGAGAGCGGTTAAGGAACTCAAAGAGCGGTTGCAGCTGGTACTGGAGTCGGTGCAGGATGGAATTTGTGTGGCGAATCCCGACGGCTGTATCACCTACGTCAATCCGGCTTATGTTGACTTGACCGGCCAATCGCGGGAACAGCTTATCGGTCAGAATGTCCGGGCCCTGTCGCCGGATGGTGCACGCAGCCGGGTGCTGTCCAGCGGCCAGGCTGTATTGGGCGCTATTGCCGCCAAACCGGACGGGGCGACGTTAATTGCCAATGTCAGCCCGATCATTGTTGATGGCGAGATTACCGGCGCTGTTTCAGTCGTCAAAAATGTCAGTGAAGTGCCTAAATTAATGCATCGTTTAAATCAAATGGCGGCAAAGGCTGAATACTTGGAGCAGGAACTGCGCCGGACGCAAAAACCTGGACCGGCTTTTCGTAATTTTATCGGCCGGAGCGGCAAGGCGCGGGAAGCTTTGGCTATTGCCGCAAAAGCGGCGGACAGCGGTGCGACAGTGCTGATTCGGGGGGAAAGCGGCACCGGCAAAGAATTGGTGGCTGAAGGCATTCATTATGCCGGCAAGCGTTCTGCCGGCCCTTTCATCCGGGTTAATTGCGCCGCCATTCCGGAAAACTTACTGGAAAGTGAATTGTTTGGCCATGAAAAGGGGGCCTTCACCGGGGCAATCAGGCAAAAACCCGGTAAGTTTAGCCTGGCGGACGGCGGTACGATTTTTCTGGATGAGATTGGCGAACTCAGCAAAAGCATGCAGGCCAAATTGCTGCGGGTACTGCAGCAGCGCGAGTTTTCCCGGGTGGGCGGCGAGGCTGTGATTAAGGTGAATGTGCGGATTATTGCCGCTACCAGCCGGAATTTGGAAAAGATGACCCGCGCGGAGGAGTTCCGGGAGGATCTTTATTACCGGTTAAATGTCATACCGATTATGCTGCCGCCGCTCAGGGAACGGTTGAGTGATATTCCCCTGCTGGCCGATTATTTTTTAGCCAAAATCGGCAGTCAGGAGGGCCGCCCTTCTCAGTCCTTGAATGGTGAGGCCTTGCGGGGCCTGATGGCATATTCCTGGCCGGGCAATGTGCGGGAACTGGAGAATGTGCTGGAACGCATGGTAACGCTTTCCGAGGGCGGTGTGCTTACGGCGGAGGATTTGCCGGTTCACATCCGTACCGCAGCGGAGGTAAGCCTGCGTCATTCACCAGCACCTGATTCCGGACTGCAGCCGCCGTTCACTGTCGAGACAGGTGAGCTTCAATCCTGGTCTGAATACGAAAAACAAATCATCACTTTGGCTCTCCGCAAATATGGCAGCTATAATGCCGCCGGCAAAGCGCTGGGGCTTACGCATAAAACCGTGGCTGCCAAAGCGCAAAAGTATGGGATTGAAAAAGTGATATCATGGAAAAAAAGTAGCGCCTTGGGAAAAAGTATCAATACGAAAAGCAATTAA
- a CDS encoding L,D-transpeptidase family protein, with amino-acid sequence MIFGVVNRPKTYFAIVTFVIFSLFISILGLEYWDEVNLAAIPNQPAAKPPGRVSIVIHTSARILELHNDGKLYKKYRIAVGKSSTPTPIGEWVVIWKSYRSGDIFGTRFLALDVPWGGYGIHGTNQPWSIGHFASHGCIRMRNKDIEELFEWVPVGTPVRIAGQMLRMQRTLKYESLGEDVVQLQNKLKALGYLEGRADGFFNRDTEQAVKRFQHDHGLKADGIVDTKTLQSLGF; translated from the coding sequence GTGATATTTGGAGTGGTTAATCGTCCCAAAACCTACTTTGCAATTGTGACCTTTGTCATTTTCAGCTTGTTTATCAGCATCTTAGGCCTGGAGTACTGGGATGAAGTTAACCTGGCGGCCATTCCCAACCAGCCTGCAGCTAAACCGCCAGGCCGGGTATCTATTGTTATTCATACTTCAGCAAGAATACTGGAGCTTCACAACGACGGGAAGCTCTATAAAAAATACCGGATCGCAGTTGGCAAGAGCAGTACGCCTACCCCGATCGGCGAGTGGGTGGTCATTTGGAAATCGTATCGTTCGGGCGATATTTTCGGTACCAGGTTCCTGGCGCTGGATGTGCCGTGGGGCGGTTACGGCATTCATGGCACCAATCAGCCCTGGAGCATTGGGCATTTTGCCAGCCACGGCTGCATCCGTATGCGGAATAAGGATATCGAAGAGTTGTTCGAGTGGGTGCCGGTGGGAACGCCGGTTCGCATTGCCGGACAAATGCTGCGGATGCAGCGAACGCTTAAATATGAGTCGCTGGGCGAAGATGTGGTGCAGCTGCAAAACAAATTAAAAGCATTAGGCTATCTGGAAGGGCGGGCTGACGGCTTTTTTAACCGTGATACCGAGCAGGCGGTAAAACGGTTTCAGCATGACCATGGACTGAAGGCGGACGGAATTGTTGATACTAAGACATTACAGTCGCTGGGCTTTTAA